In bacterium, a genomic segment contains:
- a CDS encoding vitamin B12-dependent ribonucleotide reductase codes for METSVINRSTPSSSSRKKNTQKKTGKGLNFKRYFTQEGVHPFDAIEWETREALIANEKGEVVFSQKDVEVPKFWSMLATNVVVSKYFRGTLNTPQRETSVKQLISRVAKTMAGWAKKQNYFATSKEAEIFEDELTHLLVHQKMAFNSPVWFNVGVEEHPQCSACFINSVDDSMSSILDLAKTEGMLFKGGSGTGTNFSSIRSSKEGLAGGGEASGPVSFMKGYDAFAGVIKSGGKTRRAAKMVILNVDHPDIVDFIQCKEMEEKKAWALIDAGYDGSFNGPAYGSVFFQNSNNSVRVTDEYMRALEEDRNWTTLSVVDKTPVETMPAKEIMEKISKSAWICGDPGLQFDTTINDWHTCPNTDRIHASNPCSEYMFLNDTACNLASLNLMKYVSPDGKFDIESFRHAARTTILAQEIIVDNASYPTPMIEKNSHDYRPLGIGYANLGALLMSMGLGYDSDEGRAHAAAITAILSGHTYKTSAEVAADKEPFAGYANNREPMLKVIRKHADAVNDIDQNLVDRELYLAAQEDWEEAYSLGKKHGFRNSQISVLAPTGTIGFMMDCDTTGVEPDIALVKYKKLVGGGYLKIVNTTVPMALKKLGYDEIQRQDILGYIEKEETIEGAPHITAEHVAVFDCAFKPMNGERSIHYMGHLKMMGAVQPFISGAISKTVNLPNTVTEEEIAQAYVDSWKMGIKAVAVYRDGCKRSQPLNTSMDNSSEQATTAVTAKPYRKHLPDERQSITHKFSVGGYQGYITVGMFEDGNPGEIFLVISKEGTIISGMMDSFATAISLALQYGVPLRVLIDKFSHTRFEPSGMTSNKEIPFAKSLVDYIFRWMASKFLSASEKAQVGVLSEDAKQAVEQAEKALNTSTTNGATTTTTTEASNAVAGAELAHDESNWSIQVQQDTPPCTECGSMTIRSGVCYKCQNCGATSGCS; via the coding sequence ATGGAAACATCTGTGATCAATCGCTCAACACCCAGCTCATCATCTCGGAAGAAAAACACACAGAAAAAAACAGGCAAAGGCTTGAATTTTAAACGTTACTTTACTCAAGAAGGTGTGCACCCTTTTGACGCTATTGAATGGGAAACCCGAGAAGCTTTGATTGCTAATGAAAAAGGTGAAGTGGTTTTCTCACAAAAAGATGTTGAAGTCCCTAAGTTTTGGTCGATGTTGGCCACCAATGTTGTGGTTTCAAAGTACTTCAGAGGTACACTGAATACTCCTCAACGCGAAACCTCTGTTAAGCAGTTGATTTCACGCGTTGCTAAAACCATGGCTGGATGGGCTAAAAAACAAAATTATTTTGCCACAAGCAAAGAAGCTGAAATTTTTGAAGATGAATTGACCCACTTGTTGGTCCACCAAAAAATGGCCTTTAATTCTCCGGTTTGGTTCAATGTTGGGGTTGAAGAGCATCCGCAATGTTCTGCATGTTTCATTAACTCTGTTGATGACTCCATGTCTTCCATTTTAGACTTGGCAAAAACTGAAGGCATGTTGTTTAAAGGTGGCTCAGGTACAGGCACCAATTTTTCAAGCATCCGCTCTTCTAAAGAAGGTTTAGCCGGTGGGGGTGAAGCTTCAGGTCCAGTTTCATTCATGAAAGGGTATGATGCTTTTGCTGGCGTGATTAAATCTGGTGGTAAAACCCGCAGAGCTGCAAAAATGGTTATCTTGAATGTTGATCATCCTGATATTGTTGATTTTATCCAATGCAAAGAAATGGAAGAGAAAAAAGCTTGGGCACTGATTGATGCTGGCTATGACGGTTCATTCAATGGTCCTGCCTATGGTTCTGTTTTTTTCCAAAATTCCAACAACTCTGTGCGCGTCACCGATGAATACATGCGTGCTTTGGAAGAAGACCGTAACTGGACAACTCTTTCTGTTGTAGACAAAACACCGGTAGAAACTATGCCAGCCAAAGAAATTATGGAAAAAATTTCCAAATCGGCTTGGATTTGTGGTGACCCTGGTTTACAGTTTGATACCACGATCAACGACTGGCACACCTGTCCTAATACAGATCGCATTCATGCATCTAACCCATGTTCTGAATACATGTTCCTCAACGATACTGCGTGTAACTTGGCTTCATTGAACCTCATGAAATATGTAAGCCCTGATGGTAAATTTGATATTGAATCGTTCAGACATGCCGCTAGAACAACCATTCTGGCTCAAGAAATTATTGTTGATAACGCATCTTACCCTACCCCAATGATTGAGAAAAACAGTCATGATTACAGACCATTGGGTATTGGCTATGCCAACTTGGGTGCTTTGTTGATGTCTATGGGTCTAGGTTACGACTCTGATGAAGGCCGCGCGCATGCTGCTGCCATTACTGCCATTCTTTCTGGCCACACATACAAAACATCCGCCGAGGTTGCTGCAGACAAAGAACCCTTTGCCGGCTATGCCAACAACCGTGAACCCATGTTAAAAGTTATTCGTAAACACGCTGATGCGGTTAACGACATTGATCAAAACTTGGTAGATCGTGAGTTGTATTTGGCTGCTCAAGAAGATTGGGAAGAAGCCTACAGCTTGGGTAAAAAGCATGGCTTTAGAAATTCACAGATCAGTGTTTTGGCCCCAACAGGAACCATTGGTTTTATGATGGACTGTGATACCACGGGTGTTGAGCCTGATATTGCTTTGGTTAAATACAAAAAGCTTGTTGGCGGTGGTTACTTAAAAATTGTCAACACCACTGTGCCTATGGCTCTTAAAAAACTCGGCTATGACGAAATACAACGTCAAGACATTTTAGGCTACATTGAAAAAGAAGAAACCATTGAAGGCGCACCTCATATCACAGCAGAGCATGTTGCCGTATTTGACTGTGCCTTTAAACCTATGAATGGTGAACGTTCTATTCATTATATGGGTCACCTAAAAATGATGGGAGCTGTTCAGCCCTTTATCTCTGGTGCTATTTCTAAAACGGTTAACTTACCCAACACCGTAACAGAAGAAGAAATTGCTCAGGCCTATGTTGATTCATGGAAAATGGGCATCAAAGCAGTTGCCGTATACCGTGACGGCTGCAAGCGCTCACAACCTTTAAACACTTCAATGGACAACAGCAGTGAACAAGCAACAACAGCAGTCACAGCTAAGCCTTACCGCAAACATCTTCCAGATGAACGCCAATCCATTACTCATAAATTTTCTGTGGGTGGTTATCAAGGTTATATCACTGTGGGTATGTTTGAAGATGGTAATCCAGGAGAGATCTTCTTGGTCATCTCCAAAGAAGGAACCATTATTTCTGGTATGATGGACTCTTTTGCAACGGCCATTTCTTTAGCTCTGCAATATGGTGTCCCATTGCGTGTGTTGATTGACAAATTCAGTCATACTCGCTTTGAGCCTTCAGGCATGACCAGCAATAAAGAAATTCCATTTGCCAAATCATTGGTAGATTATATTTTCCGTTGGATGGCGTCCAAGTTTTTAAGCGCAAGTGAAAAAGCTCAGGTTGGTGTTTTATCGGAAGATGCTAAACAAGCCGTTGAACAAGCAGAAAAAGCGCTCAATACAAGTACAACAAATGGTGCAACAACAACCACCACAACAGAAGCAAGTAATGCAGTTGCCGGTGCAGAGCTGGCGCATGATGAGTCTAACTGGTCTATCCAAGTTCAGCAAGACACACCTCCATGCACAGAGTGTGGGTCTATGACCATCCGTAGCGGTGTATGCTACAAATGCCAAAACTGTGGCGCCACCAGCGGTTGTTCGTAA
- a CDS encoding HAD family hydrolase, whose translation MQNPINLKQKQLFIFDLDGTLIDSSLDICNSLAAACNKLGITPPSIDELKQYLHQGSRQILLDLLKDKALVKRVYPHFIHFYQEKLLHNTKLYDKVDHILHTISQYAKLALMSNKREAPCHTILEGLNIKHLFSMVVGGDTYPVKKPHPLPLQKICETLGVNAKDAVMIGDSPVDIIAAQKAGMDNIAVLSGFTAKKPLLKSMPSIYFEHVSDMINYI comes from the coding sequence ATGCAAAACCCAATAAATTTAAAACAAAAACAACTTTTCATTTTTGATTTGGACGGCACGCTCATTGACTCTTCTTTGGATATTTGCAACAGCCTCGCCGCTGCATGCAATAAACTTGGAATCACTCCTCCCAGTATTGATGAACTTAAACAATATTTACATCAAGGCAGCAGACAAATTCTTTTAGATTTACTCAAAGATAAAGCTCTTGTTAAAAGAGTTTACCCTCATTTTATTCATTTTTATCAAGAAAAGCTCCTGCATAACACCAAGCTTTACGACAAAGTTGATCATATTCTCCATACCATTAGTCAATATGCTAAACTTGCTTTGATGAGCAATAAACGTGAAGCGCCTTGCCACACAATTTTAGAAGGGCTCAATATCAAACACCTGTTTAGTATGGTTGTAGGTGGAGACACGTATCCAGTAAAAAAACCCCACCCTCTACCTTTACAAAAAATATGTGAAACCCTCGGAGTAAACGCAAAGGATGCTGTTATGATTGGGGATAGCCCTGTTGATATTATTGCTGCCCAAAAAGCAGGCATGGATAATATTGCTGTTCTTTCTGGCTTCACAGCCAAAAAACCCCTTTTAAAGAGTATGCCCAGCATTTATTTTGAACATGTTTCTGATATGATTAATTATATTTAA
- a CDS encoding MBL fold metallo-hydrolase — MSEKQIFFKQVEIGPMANFIYLIGDPKTRTAAVVDPAWDIDAIIKMAEQDDYSITDILITHGHPDHINGVEDMIARTGAKVHMHKDEMPWLGEFKETALKTDNETFIHIGDIPIKCIHTPGHTPGSQCFMVNQKLVSGDTLFIGGCGRTDLPGGDPEKLYESLYHRLSKVDDDVILCPGHNYADVQQRKMGEEKKDNPYLQFESVHNFIGKRDPSKFEEE; from the coding sequence ATGAGTGAGAAACAGATTTTTTTTAAACAAGTTGAAATTGGGCCTATGGCTAACTTTATCTATTTGATTGGGGACCCTAAAACCAGAACAGCTGCAGTGGTTGATCCAGCTTGGGATATTGATGCCATCATCAAAATGGCAGAGCAAGACGACTATTCAATTACGGATATTTTAATCACGCATGGGCACCCAGACCATATTAATGGGGTAGAAGACATGATTGCACGCACCGGAGCCAAAGTGCACATGCACAAAGATGAAATGCCATGGTTGGGTGAGTTTAAAGAAACCGCCCTCAAAACCGATAATGAAACCTTTATCCACATTGGCGATATTCCCATAAAATGCATTCACACCCCTGGACATACGCCGGGCTCCCAGTGCTTTATGGTCAATCAGAAACTGGTATCCGGAGACACTTTATTTATAGGTGGATGTGGCAGAACTGATTTACCCGGCGGAGATCCTGAAAAACTCTATGAAAGTTTATACCATCGTTTAAGTAAAGTGGATGATGACGTGATTTTGTGCCCCGGCCATAACTATGCGGATGTTCAACAAAGAAAAATGGGCGAAGAAAAAAAAGACAATCCCTATTTGCAATTTGAAAGTGTGCATAATTTTATTGGCAAAAGAGATCCTAGCAAGTTTGAAGAAGAGTGA
- a CDS encoding VWA domain-containing protein translates to MILKNTQTTKVWLMALSLLLAVNYAKAQIHTQDKALCVRADFVFALDISGSVSSEETQEVVNAFMTEIDRYVVDEDAIRIGFVVFNGGVVYEQALTGDEESINNSIRQISSLARGNSTNILEALEKAKQMFEYSFDERPNEIHRGLILLSDGDPIWHTLQPSMDYDLDDVKQQSFFYKEGVGMFVGQDAQIAQEAVMDKYHEVMLSRQIKNLSIYLGFEQKVKVFALNIAESEQPVDEEHLYHLASPQQQNDAAVFDEVEHYLGRSYFELLQWIDGLSICN, encoded by the coding sequence ATGATTTTAAAAAATACTCAAACAACAAAAGTATGGCTTATGGCTTTAAGTTTACTTCTTGCAGTCAATTACGCCAAAGCTCAAATACATACTCAAGATAAGGCTTTATGCGTGCGTGCGGACTTTGTGTTTGCGTTAGACATTTCTGGCAGTGTTTCTTCAGAAGAAACTCAAGAAGTGGTGAATGCTTTTATGACTGAGATTGATCGTTATGTTGTGGATGAAGATGCCATACGTATTGGTTTTGTTGTCTTTAATGGTGGCGTGGTTTATGAGCAGGCGCTTACTGGCGATGAAGAAAGTATAAACAACAGTATTAGGCAAATAAGCTCTCTTGCACGTGGCAATAGTACCAATATTTTAGAGGCATTGGAAAAAGCAAAACAAATGTTTGAATACTCTTTTGATGAACGACCGAATGAGATCCACAGAGGTTTAATATTACTGTCTGATGGTGATCCCATTTGGCATACTCTACAACCAAGTATGGACTATGATTTGGATGATGTTAAACAGCAATCATTCTTTTACAAAGAAGGTGTGGGAATGTTTGTGGGTCAAGATGCGCAAATAGCGCAAGAAGCAGTCATGGACAAATATCATGAGGTCATGCTCTCAAGACAAATAAAGAATTTATCAATTTATTTGGGATTTGAACAAAAAGTTAAGGTTTTTGCACTGAATATTGCAGAATCAGAGCAGCCAGTAGATGAAGAGCATTTGTATCACTTGGCCAGTCCACAACAACAAAATGATGCTGCAGTGTTTGATGAGGTGGAACACTATCTGGGAAGGTCATATTTTGAATTGCTTCAGTGGATTGATGGCTTATCCATATGCAATTAG
- a CDS encoding DMT family transporter, with product MNALRFTLLTLFWGGSFIAIEQSLHVFPPMLAASFRMGFAGIIMGLAAVMTKAKGFSNIREFVWYVLSGTVAIGIPWVCLFWGEQYVAPAVASMINSGVPIFVAVWGICCFRSDKPKSREWVGVSLGFIGIFFIFSGPLFKTQNVGELKGLLAILCMAIFYGLGTNLIKRLGSSMGPRWSMFAQSIGGCMVSIPAAFVMGETWPNNWLNQPMGIVSLLYLAVFSTAIAWIFYFHLVHTWGSVRAASVTYTVPLVAIALDFLLKGHIPNLSEWLGMAIIFTGLYWMRSKPVNSTQINDNTIKAKHAA from the coding sequence ATGAATGCCTTACGTTTTACTTTGCTCACCTTGTTTTGGGGTGGGTCGTTTATTGCTATTGAGCAGTCTTTGCATGTTTTTCCGCCCATGTTAGCCGCCAGTTTTAGGATGGGCTTTGCCGGTATTATAATGGGGCTAGCTGCAGTGATGACCAAAGCCAAAGGTTTTAGCAATATTAGAGAATTTGTATGGTATGTGCTTAGCGGTACCGTAGCCATAGGAATTCCCTGGGTCTGTTTGTTTTGGGGAGAGCAATATGTAGCTCCTGCTGTCGCCTCTATGATTAACAGTGGGGTTCCTATTTTTGTGGCTGTATGGGGAATTTGTTGTTTTCGTTCAGATAAGCCCAAGTCTCGGGAGTGGGTAGGCGTTAGTTTGGGTTTTATAGGTATTTTCTTTATTTTTTCTGGACCACTGTTTAAAACTCAAAATGTAGGAGAGCTTAAGGGTTTGTTGGCTATTTTATGTATGGCTATTTTTTATGGCTTGGGAACCAATCTTATCAAACGTTTGGGATCGTCGATGGGCCCTCGTTGGTCTATGTTTGCGCAAAGCATAGGAGGTTGTATGGTTTCTATTCCAGCAGCTTTTGTCATGGGAGAGACATGGCCCAACAACTGGTTAAATCAACCTATGGGTATTGTGTCGTTATTGTATCTGGCTGTTTTCTCCACCGCCATTGCTTGGATTTTTTACTTCCATCTGGTTCATACCTGGGGCTCAGTTAGAGCTGCCAGTGTAACCTATACGGTACCCTTGGTAGCGATTGCTTTAGACTTTTTGTTGAAAGGACATATTCCCAACTTGAGTGAGTGGTTGGGTATGGCCATTATATTTACCGGTTTGTACTGGATGCGGAGTAAACCAGTCAACAGCACACAAATAAATGATAATACAATCAAAGCAAAGCATGCAGCATGA
- a CDS encoding peptide chain release factor-like protein yields the protein MNKSGKIKKEDLDIERIRRSGPGGQHRNKKETGIRLTHIPTGIVIMATTERSQKLNLQKAIDTLIQRLKKLNRKPKKRIATQPSKAAKQKRIDDKKKQSEKKQQRQKVKV from the coding sequence ATGAATAAGTCTGGTAAAATAAAAAAAGAGGATTTGGACATAGAGCGTATTCGCCGTTCTGGACCAGGAGGACAACACCGTAACAAAAAAGAGACTGGAATACGTTTAACCCATATTCCTACGGGTATTGTGATCATGGCCACCACAGAACGTTCACAAAAACTCAATTTACAAAAGGCCATTGATACCCTGATACAGCGCTTAAAGAAATTAAATCGAAAACCCAAAAAAAGAATTGCCACCCAGCCCAGTAAAGCCGCAAAACAAAAAAGAATCGATGATAAAAAGAAACAATCAGAGAAAAAACAGCAGAGACAGAAAGTCAAAGTATAA
- a CDS encoding response regulator transcription factor, translating into MAQKKILVAEDHKDISDVLAAQLAAEFKVFQVYDGEQALDFLHEQTDIDLLLLDIMMPKTNGLDVCKCLRKNPEYKELGIIMLSAKSDEASVVKALELGADDYVTKPFRSGELNARIHNVLKRYHDSTQKNDDILKFKFLTIDQSTRAVRVDGKDIHLTKTEFDMLWCFVSRPDRVYTRDQLLDAIKGEDAMVYDRNIDVHMFSLRKKIKPYGNYIKTIRSVGYRFVTELDQ; encoded by the coding sequence ATGGCTCAAAAAAAAATCTTGGTGGCAGAAGACCACAAAGATATTTCAGATGTATTGGCTGCACAATTAGCAGCAGAGTTTAAAGTCTTTCAAGTTTACGATGGTGAACAGGCTTTGGACTTTTTGCATGAACAGACAGATATTGATTTGCTTTTACTAGATATCATGATGCCCAAAACAAATGGTTTAGACGTTTGTAAGTGTTTGAGAAAAAATCCTGAGTACAAAGAGCTAGGGATTATTATGCTTTCTGCCAAATCTGACGAAGCCAGTGTAGTTAAAGCGCTGGAGTTAGGTGCAGATGATTATGTCACCAAGCCATTTCGCAGTGGTGAGCTTAATGCCAGAATTCATAACGTGCTCAAGCGCTATCATGATAGTACACAAAAAAACGATGACATACTCAAATTTAAATTTTTAACCATTGATCAGTCAACGAGAGCTGTAAGGGTGGATGGAAAAGACATTCATTTAACCAAAACTGAGTTTGATATGTTGTGGTGTTTTGTCAGTCGTCCAGATAGGGTATATACTAGAGATCAGCTTCTGGATGCCATAAAAGGCGAAGATGCTATGGTCTATGACCGCAATATTGATGTGCACATGTTTTCCTTAAGAAAAAAAATAAAACCTTATGGAAATTATATTAAAACCATACGATCCGTTGGTTACCGGTTTGTTACAGAATTAGATCAATGA
- a CDS encoding ATP-binding protein, translating to MMKQYKYSTFIFFILIAIFNLGRLLSAQQWGFVDFLALLLVFIISYGFYVFLEKRIVQLSKNIDSKRSSDIRIRHLGRLRKFFSGSLLDVESKVHKLKKTQRKIIDDLAEEKDKLSAILLQMVDGVMMLDEEDKVLFYNPACKKILGIEQQHSMQGAFVGEVVFRPQILEAIQTLKVEQKPIEEHIQFFDKGKAKYVYVQMRSLGLKGKSKILISLQDVSKDKTLEKNRNTMLENVSHELRTPLTVILGHLDILQKDQRSQEQKSYSKIRENVERMIVLTEDILKASQWKQQTLQKTNQAFNPMPSVMGVVENYQNIAKAKGIDLQLDNQLVSSQKDQEPLFLINGHEEQFYQVIQNLVDNSIKYTPSGEVELLIKKNEHSLVLNISDTGSGIEAHEKKNIFKRFYRIDKARKESGTGLGLSIVKAYLDQWASHWTVTSKPNQGTTFNIEFKIINI from the coding sequence ATGATGAAACAGTATAAATACAGCACATTTATTTTTTTTATACTTATAGCTATTTTTAATCTAGGCCGGCTTTTATCTGCTCAGCAGTGGGGCTTTGTGGACTTTCTAGCTTTGCTTTTAGTGTTCATCATCAGCTATGGTTTTTATGTTTTCTTGGAAAAACGTATTGTGCAATTGAGTAAAAACATTGACTCAAAGCGCTCTTCAGACATTAGAATTAGGCACCTTGGCAGGTTGAGGAAATTTTTTTCAGGCAGTTTATTGGATGTAGAGAGTAAGGTTCATAAGCTCAAAAAAACCCAAAGAAAAATCATTGATGACTTGGCAGAAGAAAAAGACAAACTCAGTGCTATTCTTTTACAAATGGTGGATGGGGTGATGATGCTGGATGAAGAGGATAAAGTTTTATTTTACAATCCGGCCTGCAAAAAAATTTTAGGCATTGAACAACAGCATAGCATGCAAGGGGCTTTTGTTGGGGAAGTTGTATTTAGGCCACAAATATTAGAAGCCATTCAAACTTTAAAAGTTGAACAAAAGCCCATTGAAGAGCACATCCAGTTTTTTGATAAAGGTAAAGCCAAGTATGTTTATGTACAAATGCGCAGCTTGGGTCTCAAGGGTAAATCAAAAATTTTAATCAGCTTACAAGATGTTTCTAAAGATAAAACTTTAGAAAAAAACCGAAACACCATGTTAGAAAATGTTTCGCATGAGCTAAGAACACCTTTGACCGTAATTTTGGGGCATTTGGACATTTTACAAAAAGATCAGCGCAGCCAAGAACAAAAAAGTTATTCTAAAATACGTGAAAATGTAGAGCGGATGATTGTTTTAACCGAAGATATTTTAAAAGCCTCTCAATGGAAGCAACAGACTTTACAAAAAACCAACCAAGCCTTTAACCCCATGCCCAGTGTTATGGGGGTTGTAGAAAATTATCAAAACATAGCCAAAGCCAAAGGCATTGATCTTCAATTAGACAATCAGCTTGTTTCATCACAAAAAGATCAAGAGCCCTTATTTTTGATCAATGGCCATGAAGAGCAATTCTACCAAGTGATTCAAAACTTGGTGGATAACAGTATAAAGTATACGCCATCAGGTGAGGTAGAACTGCTTATCAAAAAAAATGAGCACAGCTTGGTTTTAAACATCAGCGATACCGGCTCAGGGATAGAGGCGCATGAAAAGAAAAACATCTTTAAACGTTTTTACCGGATTGATAAAGCCAGAAAAGAATCAGGTACGGGTTTGGGTTTATCTATTGTTAAGGCCTATTTAGATCAATGGGCTTCACATTGGACGGTTACTTCAAAGCCTAATCAAGGGACCACATTCAATATAGAGTTTAAAATTATCAATATCTAA
- a CDS encoding MFS transporter: protein MKFISHAMTFIIPLLPAFLVQVSDLSATTASILLAGIFFVSGCTQVFIGNSFDEGYGKSALVFAFFSALIGILMLMFLYQNLFAIAIGAILTIISLDIVSTAILRSLVASAPDHLRAEASAKLYLVHNLGFCCASILAFYFLESHRLLLFTGDLITTLSMIALFLFLFNSLKFAAKKQRKSLFTVIDKAWLKRNWSMLIFHYLMYINIFIHAIVIPMLFSKAGINAIKWTTFLLAINTGVVVVFALPLTRWTKSWNDKYTILLSCSLFGLAHAMVPYFLEPWGIAMTATIGVLGEISCVPPLTNILYRCFKQENMGLASGLKVSLRAVSMFSMPLLGLLLFGLFPAQFKPAFSLMCIIIAILTFLMGALALKQAQQARV, encoded by the coding sequence ATGAAATTTATCAGTCATGCCATGACTTTTATTATTCCTTTGTTGCCCGCGTTTTTGGTGCAGGTGAGTGATTTATCTGCCACCACGGCTTCCATTCTTTTAGCCGGCATCTTTTTTGTCTCTGGTTGCACGCAAGTGTTTATTGGCAACTCTTTTGATGAGGGTTACGGCAAATCGGCCTTGGTCTTTGCTTTTTTTAGCGCCTTGATTGGTATTTTGATGCTGATGTTTCTCTATCAAAATCTGTTTGCCATTGCTATAGGTGCCATTTTAACCATTATTAGCTTGGATATTGTCAGTACCGCTATTTTAAGAAGTTTGGTGGCCTCAGCTCCTGACCATCTTAGGGCAGAGGCTTCAGCTAAACTTTACCTTGTCCATAACTTAGGCTTTTGTTGTGCCTCAATCTTGGCATTTTATTTCTTGGAAAGCCATCGTTTATTATTATTCACTGGCGACCTGATCACAACCTTGTCCATGATTGCGCTATTTTTATTTTTGTTCAACTCGCTGAAGTTTGCTGCCAAAAAACAACGCAAAAGTCTATTTACCGTGATTGATAAAGCCTGGCTCAAACGCAACTGGAGCATGCTGATTTTTCATTATTTGATGTACATCAATATTTTTATTCATGCGATCGTTATTCCCATGCTTTTTAGCAAAGCTGGCATCAATGCCATTAAATGGACAACGTTTCTTTTGGCCATCAACACTGGCGTGGTGGTTGTGTTTGCTTTGCCACTGACCCGCTGGACCAAATCCTGGAATGATAAATATACTATTTTACTCAGCTGCAGTTTGTTTGGCCTGGCTCATGCTATGGTCCCTTATTTTTTAGAGCCTTGGGGCATTGCCATGACTGCAACCATAGGCGTTTTAGGGGAAATTAGCTGTGTTCCACCCTTGACCAACATTCTTTACCGTTGTTTTAAACAAGAAAACATGGGGCTGGCTTCTGGCTTAAAGGTAAGCCTACGTGCCGTCAGTATGTTTAGCATGCCTTTGTTAGGCTTGCTGTTGTTTGGGCTATTTCCAGCTCAGTTCAAGCCGGCCTTTTCATTGATGTGTATCATTATTGCTATTTTAACTTTTTTAATGGGTGCGCTTGCTCTAAAGCAAGCACAGCAAGCCCGTGTATAG
- a CDS encoding PstS family phosphate ABC transporter substrate-binding protein codes for MLNNIKGLVFNSILVVFAMLYSGCDQSGKSHDQTHAHTNEQSHAHEQLEGNVKVDGSSTVFPITEAMAEEFGKENPRVRVTVGLSGTGGGMKKFVEGVIDITGASRPIKASEIKMAAEKNREFVELPVAYDGIAVVVSHKNTFAKDLTVAELKSIWQPNSSIKLWSDIRKDWPKQEIKLYGPGVDSGTFDYFTKSIVGKSGATRPDFTASEDDNVLVQGVAADEYALGYFGFAYWMENKDKLNRVAIDNGNGPVLPSEETIENASYAPLSRPIFIYISKDSFTKKPVDAFVKFYIENAKELVGQVGYVAFGDAVYAAILKRWENKVLGSSFAGDSKGSVLERVQSQGQ; via the coding sequence ATGTTAAATAATATCAAAGGTTTAGTTTTTAATTCAATACTTGTAGTGTTTGCAATGCTTTATTCTGGATGTGATCAAAGCGGAAAAAGTCATGATCAAACGCATGCGCATACCAATGAGCAGAGTCATGCTCATGAACAACTGGAAGGCAATGTTAAAGTAGATGGTTCCAGTACCGTTTTCCCGATTACCGAAGCCATGGCTGAAGAGTTTGGTAAAGAAAACCCCAGAGTTAGAGTGACTGTGGGTTTATCCGGTACCGGTGGGGGAATGAAAAAATTTGTTGAAGGCGTGATTGATATCACAGGTGCTTCTCGTCCTATCAAAGCTTCTGAGATAAAAATGGCTGCGGAAAAAAACCGTGAGTTTGTTGAGTTGCCGGTGGCCTATGATGGTATTGCTGTTGTGGTCAGTCACAAAAATACTTTTGCCAAAGATTTAACGGTTGCCGAGCTTAAGTCGATTTGGCAGCCAAACAGCAGCATTAAATTATGGAGTGACATCCGTAAAGATTGGCCTAAACAAGAGATTAAATTGTATGGACCTGGAGTGGATTCAGGAACTTTTGATTACTTTACCAAAAGTATTGTGGGTAAGTCAGGCGCTACCCGTCCAGACTTTACTGCCAGTGAAGACGATAATGTATTGGTGCAAGGTGTGGCGGCAGACGAATATGCTCTAGGCTATTTTGGTTTTGCTTATTGGATGGAAAACAAAGATAAATTAAACCGTGTGGCCATTGACAATGGCAATGGACCAGTTTTACCCAGTGAAGAAACCATTGAAAATGCCAGTTATGCGCCGCTATCCAGACCCATCTTTATTTATATCAGTAAAGATTCATTCACTAAAAAACCGGTAGATGCCTTTGTTAAGTTTTATATTGAAAACGCCAAAGAGTTGGTGGGGCAAGTGGGTTATGTGGCCTTTGGTGACGCTGTGTATGCAGCTATTTTAAAACGCTGGGAAAACAAAGTTCTGGGCTCCAGTTTTGCCGGTGACTCAAAAGGCAGCGTTTTAGAGCGGGTTCAATCACAAGGCCAATAA